The Triticum urartu cultivar G1812 chromosome 6, Tu2.1, whole genome shotgun sequence genome includes the window TTTTCCATCCAGGAGAAATAATTCCTTCGTAAACAAAATAAATAGCAATCGTTTTCTTCCTTCCCGCGGAAGAAACAGGACCCTTTGACTAGGGTTTCTCGTGCTTCCCGCCGGTGCTGCCGCCGGTCTACCTCGTCTTCAGTGGTCTTAGGGTCATGGATGCGGTGGATCCGGACCCTTGCCAGCAGGAAGGCTTCGTTTTCATGCTTTTTTGAGTTCTGTTAAGGTTTGTGTCCTGCTCAGAGAGGCGAGGCGGCGAGGGCActctgaagatggaataaagttCTTCCCGCCTAGTCCCCGTCCCGGTGGTGTTCCTAACATCATCGATCGGAGGCCGTATGGAGGTTTGTCTCCAGAGGATCTCGGAGGATTCGGTCATCGCTTGTCTTCGGTGGATCCTGTTTTCGCTCGTGCATGTTCGTGTGTCTACAGGTTGGATCCTTCCGATCTACGCTTCTCTTCATCAGCGATGGTTGCTGTTTTGGTGTGCTGGTCCTATGAGGCCTTATCATGATGACTTTCCGATTGTCTACTGCAACAAGGTTTGCCCGGCTCCGATGAGTGAGGGGCGAATAGGTCGGCGCGTCTTCGGCTCGCTCCAGTgtttgtagtcgtcgctaggtggtccaCGGACCTAAATGTATTTTTTACTTCTGGTGTTCTTTGTACTACCTTAGTACCTTGACAGTTGATGAATAGATTGGAGGTTTTCTCGCCAAAAATAGAAAAGAAAGAAGTCTTTTCTTAGGGAATCTCAAAAGCCGACCCTCAAACCACCTGCAACCGTCCGGATCGAGCGGTCCGGACGCGTTTTGCCATCCAACATGGTCTTGTATCCGTCTATTCGGCAGTCCAgacgcacttttccccacaaacCGGACACAAACGTGGAGGGGGGCTTTGCGGGCATCATGACCGTTGCCACGCCCGCATCTGACTAACCTTGCCAACCAAACAATCCAACCCGCCTCTCTCGCACTTTTTCGTGCACATGCCACTTCTCGTGCCGCATCAATGTCGGCTTAGAGCATGTAGTGGCCGACATTGATGCCGCACCATGTGACCGGAGGCAGGAGAGGGGGGGAGGGGTGACCGACTTGATCTCTCAGGAACCACAACTTCAATACGGACGCGACTTCCCGAGAAACGAACTTCGGCCGATGCGCCGCATTGAAGCGGCTTGTTCGTTCACATGGCCTGACCGATGATATAAGCCGTGCTCCGGTGCCATCCACATCGTACTCACCGCATCGCTCCGCACCTCCAACCTCACCTTTGCTCTTCATCTACAACCCCGGCGATGGGCAAGTCATGGGCACCTGCGCCGGGAGACGTCGGCTCCAGAACGGCCTCCGGTGGTTCGTGGTAACATCGCCCTCGCACTCCAGGGTCGTCATCCTCATCGGCGATCGATACCTCGGCAAAGGAGGAGATCGTCATCTCCTCTGGCAACGAGGAGGACCAACTGCCGTAGCAGCAACCGGCGACGCAGGACGCGGTGTACGCCGTGATTGTCAAGGAGTACGAGCAATAGATGGAGGTAATGCTCCGTCGCTCCCTCATCCACGACGACAACCTGTCGGCGCCATCAAAGACGCTCCTGCACGTCAAGCCGGAGCCCGCGTCCCCTTGCCACTCTCCCCCGCGCAACCACAACATCCAAATCTGGCAACGCATCAAGGATGAGCGGCTcttgtcgccgtcgccgccccgacgTGTGATGGAGGAGCAGTGCTCGCCGTCTCCCTGGCCCTTCAAGGTGAAGCTGCGCCAGTGGGACAGGCGCAACACGGCGCGTCGTTCGGAGTTCGCGGACTCCGACGTATCGCTGCCACACATCATGGCAGATTTGGAACTGGCCACGGCCTGGGCCCTCGACCGCTCCAAGATGGCGGCGGAGACCAGCAAGCGTCGTCTCCGCTGCCTCGACAAGGAAATAGCCAAGTACGGCCAGGAGTAGTCACTCCAAGAGTCCACCGCCATCACCGCCTCCTTCAAGGCCGGTCGTCCTCTTCCCCGACCACATTGTCGGTGGTCGTAGTTGCACTATGCATGACGCGAAAGCAAGCTAAGAGGATAATCCACGAGCTTCAGGTGGCTGCTGGGAAGCCCTGCGGCGACGTCGCGCCCTTCCGCCGCCCGAAGCCCAACGACGGCGATGATGACGAAGGAGCCGCCGGCTAGGCCAACATGGTCAACGAGGTCATCATGAAGTATAGGGTTAGGTTTTTTAACGTTTTTCATTCGCCAGACGATGTTCTATGTAAGAATTATCACAGTTTAAATGAATATCGTCTGGTTTGTTTGAGTTTACATCAAATTTGATCAACTTAATTAAATTTCATTTGAAATGCAACCACAGATGCAAGTAGCTTTGGATGGCCGCCTCCCGCACACATGTCCGCGGACGGATGTGGTGTCCGGTTTGAGGGtcagcgttggagatgcccttacttCCTCACACAATTTCGTTTGTTGCTATGTGTTGAAATTTTAACTATCTACTAACCCTCCTTCAACTATTGTCGCCTAGCACCGCATCATCCGCAAAGAATATACACTATGAGATGGCACTTTAGTTTTAGACTTGGTAAAACTAAAACTTAGTATATGAGGTGCGGTTTCAGTTCTCCTAAAcatgaggaggaggagaaggttagagcatctccaatagcttCCCCAAAATTTATTCCCCTATAAATGCTTATTAGGGTTATCTCGGTGATTTTATTGGGTTTGATAGGTGTGACATTGTAGCAGTTCCCTtataattttttttcatataATGTGTTATTTTTCTGTTTCTCTCTACACTGGTGTATACATACATAGACAAAATCATTTTAGCATCAAAATGCCTCAAATATTTTTGTCTCAAACACATGTCATTCATCATAGTTTGAAATACACAACTTATgaaatttaaatttgaattcaaatTAAACCAAATGCATTCAAAGTAAACATGCATAAGTTGAACGCGCATGTAGCTCCCACAAGTGCTCGACAAGGTCGTCAGGAAGTTGTTCATGGCACaagcggtcttcagtctgtcgaTGAACTTGAAGAAATCTCTTGAGTTGATTTTCATCAAGGATAGGGTTCACAGAAGGTTTCCAAAAGCACAAGTTCTTCTACTACCACTTCAGTCAAAAAAATACCAGGGATACAAGCGTGGCAAGAGATGCATATAGAGCCTTCAATTCACCCATACCTTCTTCTTTATTTGATGTGCAGGTTGTGTCAAAGAGGAAGAGTATGCCAAATAGCAGGATGATAGAGTATTTCACTACAAGTGGAAATTACTATACTATCTTGTCTGTGATGTTGAATTATTTGAAACAATTTATGTGTGATGTTGAACTCGAGCTTGTTAGTTATGATGTACTGAACtaaggtgtgtgtgtgtgtgtgtgtgtgtttgcaACTTGAGCATGTTTGTAATGATCTAATGACATATGGTGTGGTCTGTGTTCTTGAATTATGCCTCTATGGACATGAAGAACTTGTTATTTGATAGATTTATGTAGTTTTCTATAGTTTGAAATAGTTTGAGGATAGATTAACATTAATTGGTTATTTGATAGCTTTTGTCCAACTATGGTAATATCTTGTTGGTATATTTCTATAGACTGGGATCATGTTGGTAGTTATTTGATAGACTATGCCCAATTATGGTAGTTTTTTCAATTTGATATACGCAGTACAAATGTTACATGTGAAAAAAATACACATGTCAGATCACAAGAAGATTAAAACTGACATTGTGATGCTATGTCACTGGTACATAACTTCACACATAGGTTGGTCACAAACATTCATTTGATCATGAACATTCATACATATGTTCACCACAAAGATTCATACATTGACTCATTACAAAGAGACTAACATGTGCTAAATGAGAGTTACATGATCATGGGTACAAGAAACAGAGCCGGCACGCCCTCATAGCTAGATCGGGAGAGCAACGAGCCTCCCTCCTCACTCAATGGATGATTTGCTTGTATGTTCGACTAGATCCACTAGGGATCACACACACTCAAACTCATCGTCGGCGTAGTGCTCCAGGATCCCGTCTGACAGTCGGCACATGTACTCCAAGGGGTAGCCGCCTTATGCCAGTTCCCTTTGCACCCTTTGTGTCGGTACTCTCTGTGCTCGCACTTTGACCGTCctcgcctccaccacctcctcttcttcctccgtccACTCAGCGAGCCCTGGATCCATCATGTTAGGGTTTTACACAATGGGGTAGCGGCTTGGGTAAATAGGGAAGTGGTTGTACTTGCTCGAAGGGGTGGGGTTTTATTCACAACCGCGGGGTGGCTCAGCGATGAAGAGTAGTGGGGTCGCAGCCGGCGTCGAACTCAACTGACAGAGAGAGGGAGAGCGAACGAGTGACTATGAACGGACTGAGAGAGTGGGTAGACTCGTGTCGTTTTGACTTGGTCCAATCGGACCGAGTGGACCAGATGACGATCATTAGGGTCTTTTCCGCCGCCCCGTGCGCACGTGGCCAGGTGGGTCCACCTTGTCATAATCCGGTTTAGTTTTGACTATCATTTAGATTTAAAAAAAGAGTGGCTATGTAGACATAGGGGCTGTTCGGCAATTCACCGCTTCCTGAAATTCTAGAATCTGCAGAGCACCTATTCCCCCGCTTCCTACTTTTTACCTTCAACTCCATCAACTTCCGGAGTGAGAGCATGGAGTTGGAGGGATGCCGAACAGGCCTATAACATGTAAAACAAATTGAATTTTTTACATGATTCTTAATGTAAGATCTCATAAATGTAGCATCACTGAGACATAACCAAATCTCAGTCAATTGAAATTTAACAAGACCGTTAAAAAAACGAAAATGTTAAcacccacacgtgtgggcgttaaccAACTCGTCCACACGCCTCCATCATCATCCAGTAACTTCTGCACGAATCTTGACACAAATTAGCTGATTTTGTATGCCACGTAGGACAACTCGCGTGTGTGGTGTGTGAGAGAGGTCGCCCACACATCCGTTTTACCACACGGAGGGGCCGGTGTGGGGGCGTTTAGCAGTTCGCCCACACACCAGTTTTTCAGTCACGCACAagggctggtgtgtgggcgtttGCCATCTCGCCCGCACACCCGCCTCCTCTCTCACATCCAAGCTGCCAGTTGCCATGCCTTTTGCAgtgtacatggcaactgccctagtaTGATTGcaagcagatggcaactctctcTTTTTTTACCCGAACATGTCAGTTGCCATATGTTTTGCATGGTACATGGCAAACTGCCCTAGCGTGCACGTAAGCAGATGACAACTTTTTTTTTAAATGGCAACTGCCCTAGCGTGCTTGTGAGCACATGGCAACTCTCTCTTTTACCCGAACATGTTTTTTGCCATGCTTTTTTTTGTAGCGCTACATGgcaactgcctagtgttagtaGGTGGCAACTCCTAAAGTTTTGAAATCATGGCAACTGCAGTAGACCAGACCACACATGGCAACAGCTGTAGTTGTCCAAAAAATGGCAATCTGGAACTTTGACCTgagatggcaactgcagttgagcaaacatggcaactgtagttgtcCGACACGGCAACCGTAGTTCAGCGACATGGCAACTGCACTTAAACGAATATGGACGAATATGGACGAGGGTCCGGCCCATGGCAACTGCGGGGCACGCGGTAAAGTGTCACGTGGGACGTGCGGGACCATGAGGTACGAGGCCTGACGTACCGGGCGTGTGAGCGTTATCTATTTCGCCGACATGCACGCGTGTAAGAGGGACCGAGAGGGAAAAAAAAGAAGTGTGGGCGCTAATTGTTTTTGCTCACACACAGACGTGTGAGCTGATCCTCTTAGGCACCACACAGAACGTGTGGGCAGATTTcttaacgcccacacgtgtgacAGTTATCGGCGTTCTAAAAATATAAGAAACCAAATTTGTGATGGATATCGGCGACAAGAAAAATTGGTCCTACGGAACCTAACCTTGAAACCGGTGATGTCACGGGAGATCGATCGAAGAAGACGGGGCCGCGTCGCCGTTGAACGCACGGTACGCGCGATCGAGGGGCGTCTGGATCGGTCTCATCTGATATTGCGTGAATGCCGTGACCGATGACACGCACAACAGTAGCGCAGTTGGACATACGTCCGTCCGCCTCACACGCCTCCTCCGTGGCCTCGCTTTTTTGACTTGTCCGATTTGCCGTCCTACGTACAGCGTCCATGCGTGCATAGCAAGAGCATGGCACGGGGCCCGTGGAATCTTTACGAGAGCCTGCCTACACCCTAGTACATTCGATAGCATATGACGCTTCTCTGTAACGACCAATAATGCTCTTCTTGCTCGATGCCAACATGTCGTTCCGTCCGTTTTCGCGGAGTATTTCAAAAGATGCATGGGTGGACTTCCGTGTGAGTAGTACATGGTGGTACGTTGCCGTTAGGTAAACTTTATTATTGACTTGCGTCGCATTTAAAGGCAAGATGTATGTACGTGCCCCATTTCGGTTTTCCAAAGGACAATATGGATCGAGCGCCACCAAATTGTACAGTACAACATGCTGGCTGAACAGCTGAAGGACCAACACGATCAAAGAGTTCACAAACAACACCATAACTCCACAGGCCTGAGTTCACCAACATGCATGGCTGCCTCGCTTAGTCCTTCAGTTTTAACTGTTGTCAACAGCGGTCTAAAATAACAGTTTGAACAGTCAACACTGGTCACCAGGATCGATCGGCCAGAAAAGCCTTGCCGGCCGGTCCACCACAAATTGCACCTCCAGTGGAGTAGTGCCAGTAAATTGGCATAGTAATTCTTCTTCTTATATTAGTACTAGTACTGCTCAGTACTGACTGCGGCGCTACAAGGCCAGTTGGCAGCAGCATCTCCACCTGCGCTGCCATTACCTCGGCAGCAAAGTTTGGAGCATACAAATTGCCGAGCGACAGGAACACTACTACCACAATAAGCATTCGCCTCCTACTTTACCACGCCACCACCCTCACTCACTCTCAGTCTGCCGAGCGAGCGCCGAGACGAGACAGCAGCACTACAAAACACAACGTCAGCTAGCTGCCGGCCGACTCATGCCGGAGAAGCCTCCGCCGCTCGGGCGCCGTCCGACGGCCGCGGCGAGCTGGGTCCGGTCCCTCCACTGCAAGTCCATGGCGGCTGACGACGTCGCGGCACTGCCAAAGAAGTCGCACCTCCTGCTCCGGTCGAGCTGCGCCAGCTCCGGCGACGCCCAAAGGGACGTCTCCTCGTGCAAGCCCAAGCTCAAGTCGAGCTCGAAGACTAGTTCGGCGACCAAGAAGCCCAAGGCGGCGAAGCCGACGTCCGTGCCGCCGTCGCCTCCtcccggcccgctcggcccgctGCCGGCGCTGACGGAGCTCCCGGCGGGGCACTCCTCGCGGCAGGTGGTCGAGATCATCTTTCTCTCGTCGTGGTCTCCTCTCCCGCCGGCGCCGGCCGGCGCTGCGGGCGGCGCGTTCGCGGGGGAGGTGGAGATGCTGTTCCGCGTCCACAACCAGGCGCGCGCCGTGGCGCGCTTCGAGGACTACCGCGCCGCCGTGCGCGCGCGGGCCGGCGGCGCCTCCCGCAGCGCCGCCGACGGCAACGAGATGATGCGCTTCTCCCCGGCCCCGCCGCACGGGTGCTCCTCCTCCTCGGACAGCGCGTCCCTGCGCGTCGTCCGGACCTTcgacggcagcggcggcgcgcACGCCAGCGGGCGCGGGCCGGAGACCGGCCGGCGGGCCATGTTCCTGTGCAGGGTGATCGCCGGGCGGGTGGCGGAGGGGCCATGCTCCGAGGCCGCCGCCAAGGAGTACGACTCCGTCCGCGGCGGCAAGGGCGAGCTGGTGGTGTTCGACCGGCGGGCCGTGCTCCCATGCTTCCTCATCATCTACAAGCTGTAAATAAACAATGCCCACTCCAGTAACCTCTGCCGCTAATATTGATTTTGGCACTCACTCCCGTGTTAACGATTAGCTCTGCATGCATATAGTTCTTGGTAAATCCCCGTCGATCCGATCACACACCGAGTTGGAGCCGTTAGCGGTTTAAGGCATGTACAGTTGATGTACCACCCTGCACTTGGTGCACCTGTAGTGCTGTACTGTGCAAGTGTGTGTATGCTCGCGTTGCGTCCGGGCGCGGGTACGTGCAGCGGGCCACTGTGGCAGTGGCACTGTGGTTGGTTTATTCCCGGGAGTTGTCGTGTTCGATGGGGAGGGGGAGGCTTTTGAGGCTTTCGTCTTGAGGCAAGACAAAGGGAATGGAACGGCCGGCGTCGCATCGTATAAGTGTCATCAGAAGGGAGCGCGTGTCTGGGACTGGGAATGGGACGCCGTGCCGCTGAACGGGGAAGGGGATGGACCGATGCACGGCTGATCGGCCTGTGAGTGTGAGCCGGGGCAGGCGCGTTAAAGAGGAGGAGGCGTTTGCGTTTGGCACTGCTCGTCTTGTCTTCAATTCAGGCGTCTCTGTTGGCCACGTGATGTCTCTACTCGCTCCTGCCTGCAGCTACATGCGTGAATGCACGGATGGAGCAGCGGCCTACTACGAGAACGGCTTTTCATGCCTTGGTCACGGTAAGAGCATCTAGCCGACCTAGCTATTCCGGCCCCGTGTGACTAAAAAAAAATTGAACAACGCTAATGCCCATACATGTGGTGAGAGCGATATCCGCCCACACGTTTTATAACACAGACTGTGTCATGTCACCGCATATATACATGTgagaatatttttgaatttttaaatATTTTATCTTTTAAATGAAAAATCTGATTGAAGATCCGTTTTTCCTCGTGACAAGATCTTCGAAACTAAATCTCCTATCAATATATTTTAACGAATTTTTTATTATTAAAACTTGCTATGTCTATTGCATATGAATTGCCATGGTGTATATACAGAAGTTGCCATAGTATGTTTCAGCTATTTTCTTCTATGTTTAGAAGTAAATTCTGACATTTATAAAACCGGGAATTGTTAAACTAGACTTACAATGAATCATAAACTAAAATTGTCATGATACATGTACTTAAAATTGCCATGATTTATACAAAAAATAATTTTTATAGTCGAAGCACTGGAGTTGCCATCATCAAAATACTAAAATTGTCATGCTCTACAAACTGAAATTGCCACATGACAACTTTAGTTTAAGCACCATGGCAACTACAGTGTAAACATCATGATAACTTTTAGGAAAAAAATCGTCGAAACATATCAATAAGgggtctagttttgaagatctcgtcgaAACGGATTTAATGATGAAAGCGGATCTTTAATTTAATTTTTTAATTAACAGATAAAACATTTTTAAGCCGAAACCAAAAAGATTCCTACTGATGTCATCTGATCACGTGTGGCAAAATGAGTGGTAAAGAAGGCGTGTAGACGATGTGCAAAATGCCACACGTGTGGGCATTagtttttttccaaaaaaaaattCTGGCACACACATCCGGACCTTGCTAATCCGGCCTAAACGTCCGCGAACACGATTGGTGAGAGCAACTCCAATGAGGCGACCTATTTCGTCCGCCGCCGTCCGTTTGGGTTGGCACGGATAAAAGAGAAGGCCCAACACGGCGACCCAAATTCAAATGGAGTTCACTTcgcgtccgcgccgacgcatttgCGGCCTAAATTTGAGCCCCAAATACGTCGGCGCGGACACAGAACGGACGCCGCGCGCGCCTTCTCGGTGTCCGCCGCGGCCCCACCCGGCGGTCGTCCAACCGCCCGCCACCTGCCTGGTCAGCTTAATTTATTACcctgggcccacacgtcagcgacGACAGTCGTCCTTTTTTAAGCCGATCGTGCGGCAGGGCCGTCGTCATCCATCTAGCCCCCGTCCCCATCTAGCCACGCTCGCTCCCCCGTCGCCGGCAAACCCTAGCCAACCCTAGCCACCCCAGCCGTGCCAAATGGGGCTCTTCTCCGGCGCCGGCAGCAACAGTAAGGCCAAGGGCAAGTCGCCCGCCATCCCCTTTCCCCCGGAGTTTCTCCCGCCTCCGCCGGCGCCAGCTCGCCGGCCGAGGCATCGCATCAATGTGCCGGTGCACAAGGCGGAGTGGCACTGGTATCACCGCGTGCCTTTCCCGTACCCTGATGCCATCCTGCCGCACAACTGGCACCTAGATCCGGAGAAGATCCCGGTGCAGGCGGCCCCGCGGTCGGCCATGGCGCACGAGGAGAAGGTGCAGCGCTGGCGGGTGCTCCTGACGCCGGAGCTGCGCCGCGACTCCGCCTACGCCTCCGACTCGCCCAACTTAGGCGCGCTGGATCGCCTTCGAGCacgaggaggcgaggcgacgCGACGTCCGCGAGGTCGACCGCACCGTGCCACCGCCCCCGCTCGTCGTCCGCGAGGAGGACCAGGCGGCGGAGACCGCCTACCAGGTTGCCCTTGCGGTGGTCTACCGGGagagcgaggaggacgagcggcgcagggcggcggcggcagaggaagaggaggcggCATACGAGGCGGCCATGGCGCAGGCCATGACCCTCTCCGCGGCAGGCGACTGCGTCCTGCCGCCGCCCCCTATGAAAGCCGAGCCGGAGCCCATCGAGCGCTACTCCTGGACGGGAGTAGTGCGCGAGTGGGTCAGCGCGCCGCCGGTCTGGGTGGGGGCGACGCCGGCGCAGGAGGCGGCGTACCTCGAGCACTGGCGTGACGTCCGGCTGGCCTAGGAGCACCGCGACGGCGAGTACCTCGAGATGCTCGAGCGCGACGCCGAGGCCGAGGAGGATGCGCGCCAGGCCGCGGCGGCATAGGCGGCTGCACAGCCCGCGCCAGCGACGGCACAGCCCACGCCAGACATGAACGCCCTCTGGAACTCGGCGTTCTCCTGGGCCGGCCCTGCGCCGACGCTCATCGATCTCATGGACCCCGaggacaacgacgacgacgactaGGGCAGCGCGCCGCCTCATAGTTtagtttatttttagttttcGTTAATGTTAACGTGGACGCATGGACTCTCGCCGACCTTCGTGGCTGGCTTTAATGTATAATTATTGCATGTTCTTTTTTCTCTCGCGTCGTCAAAAAATGGGTCGAGCCAGCGTTGGGCGCACGCGCTGACCCAAACACGAAAGCGAACGTTCGTGTCCGTCTGGCCGACCCAAATGGACAAAAAACGAACAAAATCGCCGTCCATTTGAGTCGGCCCATTAAAGTTGCTCTGACCCTTCATATATCCGCTTATACAAACGATACCTCATTAGCAAATCTTTAAATTTATATACAATCACGTGTAACATAAACTTAACTCAAAGAAATATATCACGGTTCTACACATGGCGCCCGgcttcattatgcatgtcatcgGACTATAAATTTTTAAGCATGCTCTACTACATTATACATGTCATTGGGCTATCAAAATTAATATACTCAACTACATCATACATGTCCGGTGATGCCGCGGGCATGCTCCTCGAGCCATCAGCCCCGATGGATCCGAATGCCATTTGCAATGACACAACGGATCCTATTGGATCCGCTCCGACCGTGATGGGCGCACTCCTCCCTTGACCGGCGAAGAGCCATGCTGACGTTCATCCCCTCCTTATCCCTGCATAGGACAAGTTCCCAATCAATGTATTGGGAGATCTCGGAGTTGGATCCGCTTCTCGCCATACCGGAAAAGGCTGGAGATAACCGGAACAGAGCTTGGGGACAGACTGAAGTGGAGTGGCTAAGGTTTAGTCTGGGATGCGGATATAGACGAATATATGTGGGGCTAGGATGGGCCAATGTGAGCGATCCAATGTGGTGCATGCGCTCGAACGTGTTCGGGCCTCCCCATATCCCCTCCAGCACTGGCGGAGCTATGGCAAGGCCAAATGGGCCATGGCCCGCCTAACATTATAGACTTTGTGCAGTGTTCACTCTGGAACTTGGAACACCAGCCTGCAGGCTATTTTCTTCCATTCCGCCCGCCCAACAATTGGTTGCAAGCTTCGCCTCTGCTCCCAGATATGAGCTGGATATGAGGGTGCCGGTCAGCCTGCACGTATAGTGTCAGTATGAGGGGTGTGAAGGGCGGATTGGTCGCATTTTTGTGACTATTCACTGGTCAAGCTGTCCATTCGGTCATGTAAGGGACGTTTGAGGAGTCCGACCGTAGATGAT containing:
- the LOC125512275 gene encoding uncharacterized protein LOC125512275 gives rise to the protein MPEKPPPLGRRPTAAASWVRSLHCKSMAADDVAALPKKSHLLLRSSCASSGDAQRDVSSCKPKLKSSSKTSSATKKPKAAKPTSVPPSPPPGPLGPLPALTELPAGHSSRQVVEIIFLSSWSPLPPAPAGAAGGAFAGEVEMLFRVHNQARAVARFEDYRAAVRARAGGASRSAADGNEMMRFSPAPPHGCSSSSDSASLRVVRTFDGSGGAHASGRGPETGRRAMFLCRVIAGRVAEGPCSEAAAKEYDSVRGGKGELVVFDRRAVLPCFLIIYKL